From Candidatus Woesearchaeota archaeon, a single genomic window includes:
- the rpl40e gene encoding 50S ribosomal protein L40e (contains a zinc-finger motif) translates to MGKFPEAAARLLNNIFVCKRCKTKIRTTNLRVLKGESSCRKCSSKALRPAKKK, encoded by the coding sequence ATGGGTAAATTTCCAGAAGCAGCAGCAAGACTTTTAAACAACATATTCGTATGCAAAAGATGCAAAACCAAAATAAGAACAACTAATCTTAGAGTTCTAAAAGGAGAATCATCTTGCAGAAAGTGTTCTTCAAAAGCATTAAGACCAGCTAAGAAGAAATAA